A stretch of the Corynebacterium maris DSM 45190 genome encodes the following:
- a CDS encoding porin PorA family protein, which produces MKRSTTTPNRRWMLWLLIGVAVALVAGHVAPPLLINLMKLQDTNVSSTYRTAPAEAQLLDVAAFRDGAPTPGNAGREECADGDAAPLSCFHVTGPAQVERTTATAPAEKYIEADVTTHITVDVAGPTALEIEDELRISRDSNFPVPEPRAHTTITSPALQIDAAGEPEVREGLQWFFPFTTERRSYLYFDVLAQEPTPIDYVGETEVSGLEAWEFSQTLDGTALPWPSEETFFGPAERFYTPAERADRGFADDTGVALDPYYAVDRTVFVEPETGTVLDVRETLHLYLATDDEDAADLIAATDGAAHPLRTLLHTDADWDADTREQQADKARPDLAVLRGLQILAWVANAVALALIAALVVHVVRVRGNRARTLTAPAEL; this is translated from the coding sequence GTGAAGAGATCAACGACCACCCCGAACCGGCGGTGGATGCTGTGGCTGCTCATCGGCGTCGCCGTAGCCCTGGTGGCGGGGCATGTCGCCCCGCCCCTGCTCATCAACCTGATGAAGCTGCAGGACACGAACGTCTCCTCGACGTATCGCACCGCCCCCGCCGAGGCGCAGCTGCTCGACGTCGCCGCCTTCCGCGACGGCGCCCCTACCCCCGGCAACGCCGGCCGGGAAGAGTGCGCCGACGGGGACGCCGCCCCGCTGAGCTGTTTCCACGTCACCGGCCCCGCCCAGGTGGAGCGCACCACGGCCACGGCCCCGGCCGAGAAATACATCGAGGCCGACGTCACCACCCACATCACCGTCGACGTCGCCGGTCCGACCGCCCTGGAGATCGAGGACGAGCTGCGGATCAGCCGCGACTCCAACTTCCCCGTCCCCGAGCCCCGCGCCCACACGACGATCACCTCCCCCGCCCTGCAGATCGACGCCGCCGGGGAACCGGAGGTCCGCGAAGGGTTGCAGTGGTTCTTCCCCTTCACCACCGAACGGCGCTCCTACCTCTACTTTGACGTTCTCGCCCAGGAGCCCACGCCCATCGACTACGTCGGTGAAACCGAGGTTTCCGGGCTGGAGGCCTGGGAATTCTCCCAGACCCTCGACGGGACGGCCCTGCCGTGGCCGTCGGAGGAGACTTTCTTCGGCCCCGCCGAGCGCTTCTACACTCCGGCCGAGCGCGCCGACCGCGGCTTCGCCGACGACACCGGCGTGGCCCTGGACCCCTACTACGCCGTCGACCGAACCGTCTTCGTCGAACCGGAGACCGGCACAGTGCTGGACGTGCGGGAAACCCTGCACCTCTACTTGGCCACGGACGACGAGGACGCCGCTGACCTCATCGCCGCCACCGACGGGGCGGCGCACCCGCTGCGCACCCTCCTGCACACCGACGCCGACTGGGACGCCGACACCCGGGAACAGCAGGCGGACAAGGCCCGACCCGACCTGGCGGTGCTGCGTGGGCTGCAGATCCTGGCGTGGGTGGCCAACGCCGTGGCCCTGGCGTTGATCGCCGCGCTGGTCGTGCACGTCGTCCGCGTCCGCGGTAACCGGGCCCGCACCCTGACCGCCCCCGCCGAGCTTTAG
- a CDS encoding glycosyltransferase family 4 protein, translated as MKILLLCWRDSTHPQGGGSERYLEHVGEYLAARGHEVVYRTAGHTEAPVKTERGGVRYVRAGGKFTVYPRALASILLGRLGIGSLRGVDVVVDTQNGVPFFAALVAGRPTVLLTHHCHREQWPVAGRLLGRFGWFLESRVAPRIYRGRPYLTVSQASKSELAELGVDADDVRIIANGVDPVPGSLPQLTDDGALHLVTLSRLVPHKRLEHAIDAVADLVDEHPNVVLDVISSGWWEDNLRSYAIQRGVAERVIFHGQVTEDYKHALLARAAVHLMPSRKEGWGLAVMEAARHAVPTVGYRVSGGLRDSIRHEETGLLVETLPGFIAAVRELLDDPAHRSRLGAEALAWSGQFSWDDTGAQFEELLTGLTAQDS; from the coding sequence ATGAAGATTCTTTTGTTGTGTTGGCGCGACTCCACCCACCCGCAAGGCGGCGGCTCGGAGCGCTACCTCGAGCACGTCGGCGAGTACCTCGCGGCCCGCGGCCACGAGGTGGTCTACCGCACCGCCGGGCACACCGAGGCCCCGGTCAAGACGGAACGCGGTGGGGTGCGGTATGTGCGGGCGGGCGGAAAATTCACCGTCTACCCGCGGGCGTTGGCCTCGATCCTGCTGGGCCGGCTGGGGATCGGCTCGCTGCGCGGGGTGGACGTGGTCGTGGACACCCAAAACGGCGTCCCGTTCTTCGCCGCCCTCGTCGCAGGCCGTCCCACCGTGTTGTTGACCCACCACTGCCACCGGGAACAGTGGCCGGTGGCGGGCCGGCTGCTCGGCCGGTTCGGCTGGTTCCTCGAATCCCGGGTGGCCCCGCGGATCTACCGCGGACGGCCGTACCTGACGGTGTCGCAGGCGTCGAAAAGCGAGCTGGCGGAGCTCGGCGTGGACGCTGACGACGTCCGCATCATCGCCAACGGGGTCGACCCGGTGCCGGGCAGTCTGCCGCAGCTGACCGACGACGGGGCGCTGCACCTGGTGACGCTGTCTCGCCTGGTGCCGCACAAGCGGCTGGAGCACGCGATCGACGCGGTCGCCGACCTCGTCGACGAGCACCCCAACGTCGTCCTCGACGTCATCAGCTCCGGCTGGTGGGAGGACAACCTGCGCTCGTACGCCATCCAGCGGGGCGTCGCCGAGCGGGTCATCTTTCACGGCCAAGTCACCGAGGATTACAAGCACGCGCTGCTGGCCCGCGCCGCCGTGCATCTGATGCCGTCGCGCAAAGAGGGGTGGGGGCTGGCGGTGATGGAGGCCGCCCGGCACGCGGTGCCCACGGTCGGCTACCGGGTCTCCGGGGGCCTGCGCGACTCCATCCGGCACGAGGAGACCGGTCTGCTGGTGGAGACGCTGCCCGGCTTCATCGCCGCCGTCCGCGAGCTGCTCGACGACCCGGCCCACCGCAGTCGGCTCGGCGCGGAGGCGCTGGCCTGGAGCGGGCAGTTTTCCTGGGACGACACCGGCGCACAGTTCGAGGAACTGCTCACGGGATTGACCGCGCAAGATTCCTAG